The genomic DNA GCTGCTGAAAGCCAACAGCAAGGGCAGTTTGATGATCTAGTAATATCCTATGCCGATTAGTCCACTAAAGGCACCTGAAGCAAGACGGTCAGGTGTCTTTTCTTATTCTTTTCCACTTTGTTAGAACAGGGCCGGTGCCCTTGTCTATCATTTTTAATCCAAAGGAGAGGTGATTCGTCATGTCTTTAAAGTTTGCTTATTGGGTACCGAACGTAAGCGGGGGCTTGGTCATTTCTAAAATTCCGCAAAAAACGGGCTGGTCCTTCGAAGACAATGCGAGGTACGCGCAGTTGGCCGAGCAGGCGGGTTTTGAATATGCGCTGCTTCAGACCCGATTTATCGCCAGCTATGGGGCAGAGAACCAGCTGGAAGCCATCGCACTCGCGTCGGCGCTGGCTCCGGTCACGACGAAGCTGAAGCTGATTGCGGCCGTCCTGCCGGGCCTATGGCATCCCGGAACGATTGCCAAGGCGATATCTACGATCGACCAGATCAGTAAAGGAAGAGCGGCCGTGAATATCGTCAGCGGCTGGTTCAAAGGCGAATTCCATGGTTTCGGCGAGCCTTGGCTTGATCACGATGAGCGGTACCGCAGGTCGGAGGAATTTATCCGCGTGCTGAAAGAGCTGTGGACCGAGGAGGAAACGAACTTTCAGGGAGATTTTTACCGGATCAGGTCGGCTCCTCACAAGCCCAAACCGCATGTCGTCCCCCCGGTGTTTCAGGGCGGAAATTCCGCAGCGGCCCGCCAGATGGCGGCCAGTGTGTCGGACTGGTACTTCATGAACGGCAACACGCTTGAAGGATTCCGCAGCCAGATGGAGGAGGTGAATCGTTTGGCTGCCGCACGAAATCGCAAGCTGAATTTCGGCGCGAACGCCTTCGTCATCGTTAGGGATACGGAGGAGGAAGCGCGTCAGGTTTTGCGCGAAATTATCGCCCATGCCGATCCCGAGGCGGTCGAGGGCTTCCGCAGTCAGGTGCAATTCGCGGGCAAAGCTTCCCCGGAAAGGGAGGGCATGTGGGCGAACTCGAATTTCGATGATCTGGTCCAGTACAATGACGGGTTCAAGACCGGGCTGATCGGAACGGCTGAACAGGTGGCGGACCGCATCATCGAGCTTAAAAAGGCCGGCGTCGATCTCATTCTTACCGCCTTCCTGCACTACGATGAAGATATCAAGGCGTTTGGAGAAAAGGTCCTTCCACTCGTGAGGGAGAAGGAAGCGGCTTTGCTTAGTGCGTCGGCTACCTGAGCTTTTTAGCAAAAATAAATGATTAGGAGGAGTTAATGTATGAGCACGCATCTTCGTCAAACCGGCGCAAGCGGCATTCAGCCGGATTATGAACAGCTTCGCGGTGAAATCCGAACGATCGTAGACGGGGTCATCAAGCCTCGCGCGGAGGAAATCGACCGGGAGGGGAAATTCCCGAGAGAAAATCTGGAGGCGCTGGCGGAGGCCGGCTGGAACGGTGTCCTCATTCCCGTGCGTTTTGGGGGAAGAGGTCTGGATCATGTTGCCTTTGCGATCGCCGCGGAGGAAATCGGCAAAGGCTGCCCCTCGACTTCGCTGGTCTATGTCATGCATGTCGGGGCCGTGCAAACCATAGCCTTATACGGCAATGAAGACCAGAAAGAACGCTGGCTGGGGCCTGTCCGGGCAGGCTCGATCGGTACTTATTCGACCAGCGAACGAGCTTCGGGCGGACATTGGTGGTTTAATTTCAGCGAAGCTTCGCGGGACGGTGAAGACTATATTCTGAATGCGGAAAAGTCGTTCACGACCAGTTCCGGTCAGGCGGATTTCTATGTATTTCAAACGAGATCTCCGGGGGCGAAAACACCGACGGATGTCAGTTTTTTTATCGTCGATAGCAAGCTTCCGGGAATTAAGCCGGGGGTTTGGGAAGCGCTCGGCGTGCGCGGCAACCACAGCGGACCGATTACGTACGAAGGGGTTCGGGTCTCTCCCGAGGATAAGCTTGGAACGGAAGGGCAGGGCCGCGAAATTTTGGAAAGCGGCGTCTCTCCGGTATACCTGATCGGGCTGGGCTCGACTTGGCTTGGGGTCGCGGAAGCCGCACTCGAAGCCTCGGTCAACTACGTAAAAGGAATGGTTCACCGTGATTTCAACAAGCGGCTGGCGGACTATCAGATTATTCGCCAGCAGCTGGCGGAAGTAAAAGTACTGGTCGAAAGCTTGAAGCCGTGGCAAATTTCGCTCGCGAAGAAGCTGGATGAGCTGCAGGTGCAGGGACGTCCGCAGGTGGAACTGCTCCTCCCCTTGGTGGAATTCAAAATCCATGCGGCTGAGGTAGCCAACAAAGCGACGAAGGCTGCTCTTGACGTGACGGGAGGCTACGGTTACAAAAGAGGCATCTTCGAAAGATTGTTCCGGGACGCGCGGGCGGGAATCGCGATGGGGCCCTCCAATAACATTGCAAGGGAATGGATCGGAAAAGCGCTGGTCGGCCTGCCGTTGGAGCTGTGGCACGAGGGAGGAGATTAGTCATAGGATGATGAACCAGGCTTAATGAGAAATTTACACAACCAAAACGCCCGTTACCACGGCTAATGTGGAAACGGGCGTTTGTGCTTTATATATTTACTGTTCTCCTGTACACGGGAAGAACAATTTTGGTTCCTGCTCAGACTACAACCACAATCATTTTCTAAAACAACAAAAGCCCTGCCTCTCTTTTGTCCTTGCGGCTCCGATGACCGCGCCAGTGTGAATCAGAAATACATTAAAT from Paenibacillus woosongensis includes the following:
- the sfnG gene encoding dimethylsulfone monooxygenase SfnG; amino-acid sequence: MSLKFAYWVPNVSGGLVISKIPQKTGWSFEDNARYAQLAEQAGFEYALLQTRFIASYGAENQLEAIALASALAPVTTKLKLIAAVLPGLWHPGTIAKAISTIDQISKGRAAVNIVSGWFKGEFHGFGEPWLDHDERYRRSEEFIRVLKELWTEEETNFQGDFYRIRSAPHKPKPHVVPPVFQGGNSAAARQMAASVSDWYFMNGNTLEGFRSQMEEVNRLAAARNRKLNFGANAFVIVRDTEEEARQVLREIIAHADPEAVEGFRSQVQFAGKASPEREGMWANSNFDDLVQYNDGFKTGLIGTAEQVADRIIELKKAGVDLILTAFLHYDEDIKAFGEKVLPLVREKEAALLSASAT
- a CDS encoding acyl-CoA dehydrogenase family protein, whose translation is MSTHLRQTGASGIQPDYEQLRGEIRTIVDGVIKPRAEEIDREGKFPRENLEALAEAGWNGVLIPVRFGGRGLDHVAFAIAAEEIGKGCPSTSLVYVMHVGAVQTIALYGNEDQKERWLGPVRAGSIGTYSTSERASGGHWWFNFSEASRDGEDYILNAEKSFTTSSGQADFYVFQTRSPGAKTPTDVSFFIVDSKLPGIKPGVWEALGVRGNHSGPITYEGVRVSPEDKLGTEGQGREILESGVSPVYLIGLGSTWLGVAEAALEASVNYVKGMVHRDFNKRLADYQIIRQQLAEVKVLVESLKPWQISLAKKLDELQVQGRPQVELLLPLVEFKIHAAEVANKATKAALDVTGGYGYKRGIFERLFRDARAGIAMGPSNNIAREWIGKALVGLPLELWHEGGD